Genomic DNA from Pelosinus sp. UFO1:
AAGTCCTCTAAAGTACCCTTGGGAGAAATAAAAGTTTGCCCCTTCAACATATTTTTATATTTTAGATAAAAAAACAATAAGTAACGTTTACAGCTTGCATAATTCGGGCAACTTTCCCTAGAACAAGCTTCATAAGAAGGTGTGATAAAAGCTGTTGTTTCTGTCACAACATCACAACAGCTTTCAAATGAAAGTTCTATGTTCTTTTCATGAGCAACTTTTTTAAATTGTATTATATCTTTCAAGGTTTGAGCTTCAATCCCTTCATCCTTGACCATATCCAGTATCTTAAGTGCATCTGTACTAAGCTCAAAACCTTCCATTTTATTCATTTCCATTATAGATTCTACAGTTTTTGTCAGAATGGTCTTTAAATCAACATCACGCCTAGCAGAATCCGCTACCGCTAAGAGTAAGTAACTATATTTATCTCCTGGATGAGTTGAAGCCTTGCAAACATCAAACCAGCAATGTTCATCCCCAGTATCGAAAACTACAAGATAGTCATTAGGAACTTTGCGTAAGACTTCTTTTAATTCCAGTACATTAATGCATTCATCATCTCGCCAACCGATATCATAAATCATAGACGCATCAAATATAACATTTTTAGTAGTTTTTACTTTTTCTTTTCTTGAAAATTCTAAGACCCTTCCCATAAAATTACCTCCAAGGCAGTTTCATCTCTTTACAAGAGATGACTTTATCCCTTGCCTCCATTATAAAAATATGTGAACATTTCTTGTTTACAGTTCAATTACATACTTTATTTCATTCTCCAATTTACTGCCAAAAACCTGTTTAATGGGGGTACTTTCTAACGTCCAACGATATCTCTCACTGGACTGCGAAGACCAACATCCCGCTTATTAGTTTTTCGTTTATTTTCTTCAAGATTGGCACCGTTAGTATTGTTCAATCCAAGCATCATTAATAATCGATCACGATTTTCCTCTAGTTCTATTAATTTAGTTTCCCCCTCCAATATATCGGAGATCATTTTGTCACACTGGGCTACTGACAAACATCTATCTTCTAGATGCTTTAGTGTGACCGTTGTTGCACCTTCTTTTAATGCCATTTGCAAAGCCTTATTTAACCATAACTTCAATGTACCTACGCAACCTACAGAACGTTCGTACAGGTATTGCCAATGACCAACCAAGTTTGGTTCTTCCAGAAGCGGCATTTTTTTCTGAAACGTATATACCACCTGGAAAAAGTCTTTTGCCTCACTAGAAACATCTGCTCGATATCGTGGGAAATGTACATCAATATTACGACGACTAAGCTGTCCACTTAAGTTTCGGAATGGGAGCAATTCATATGTACCAAATAATACATGTACAACTTTAGTAGTGCTGGCTAAGGATTTTATGTAGTTAATCTGATCACCCAATTTCCTTCCACTAGCTATCATTGACAAATGCTGCGCTTCATCAATTAGAAATGCTTTGGGATCTCGATATATACAGCTATTTTCAAGTGTCCTTCGAAGTTCAGCTTCGCTGCGACGCTCTTTGGGTATAGTAGGGTAATCGAATAAATTTATATTTCTTCTTTCGCATACTGGATCTTTCAGCATCTGGAGACATCTAATATAATAATCTCGCCAATCAAATTTTCCAAAGCTTGGAACAACAATCTCAGTATTCACTACAGGAACATGTCCCGGATCTTCAACTATTTTTTCTTTTGATGACTCAATGATCTTCTGGATACTCTTTTGACAGAGAGTTGATTTACCCACACCACTTGGCCCATACACTAATATTATTGACGACCCACAAGGTTCCATAATACTTGTCATAAGTTTTTGATGAGCCTCTTGTAATTTAGGATGAGCAATTGTAATTCCTTCAAAGTATGCGAGGCGATCACTAATAGATTGCTCAAGAAGCGATTGTGGAAAATTATCTTCCTTTACCATACTAATACTCCTCGTACACATCAAAATTTTTTAAATCATTCAAAAATGGGATAAATTCAGATTTATCATCTTTGATATCATCATTAGGCAAAGTTTTTTTACCCAATCCGCCATTAATAACTTCTAGTACTTGTTTAGTCTCCAAGTCCTTTTTACTCTGTAAAAGCTGGCTTTCTTGCTCTTCAACTGGAGCTAAAAACTTAGCAATATTTCCTGCTGTAATAGTAAAGTTTCTTCCATGAACATTCTTTTGCTTACGAATCTCTTCCGTTGCAATTCTGATTTCTTTTTCCGTCCGATCCTTGAATACTATATAGTATTCTGATGTACAGACAACCCACTGTCCTTTTACATACGCATATGCGGTACCAGCATCAAAAGGATCGTATCGAATATTAACTTGTTTTTTTTCAATTTCTGGATCACGGAATGCATCTGCCCAATAATAGATATATTTAATTTTTACACCACGACCTGGATCAACTTTTGCAGAGCCCTTACTGGTAGTTGGCAACGTGTAGATTCTAAATTCTTCATCATAAGGAATCATGGTATTAAGTCTCTTTCCACTAGTAAGTAACGCAGTTTCAAAAGCTTCACGAGGGGATTGTCCTAATGCTGGATGTTCTACAGTATCATAAAAGTCATATGCCCATTTACAGATCCTATCGTAAAATGTAGCTATGGTCCAAATCGCTTGACCTTTTGGATTGACGGATTTAGTGACTTGACGAACATTTTTTGTTATTTGTGTATTTCCCGTTAAATTATGTACAAATTCTGTATTCGCTGTTCCAAATAAACGTTCACAAACTGAGCCAAACCTTGCTTTGGCTGGCGGTCTAGTCTTTTTAGTAACTTCAAAACGAGCCAAAAGAGTTTCGAAATATGTACTATGAAATTCTTTTCCGCCATCAACAACAATCGTCTGCGGCATTCTTAAATGCAACCTAACACATTCTCTAATTACCATCATACATGACCTATAACTTGGTGCATCATAAGTCAAATATATAGCGAGGATACGTCTTGAGTACGCGTCCATAAGAAATGTTGCCCAAGGGCGTCCATAATTTTTACCGGTGCGAGAACTTACCAGTTCAATATCCAATTCGGTATGATCAATATGACAAATTTCAAAAGGACGATCCCCATGACGCGGTGTTTTTACTTCTAGTTCCATATAAAATGCCTCATGTTTATATGCGGCTCGCCTCCCTTGTCTTTTCAGGGTCTGTTCATAAATGGGTCTACTCTTTATCGCTTTTAAAAATGTTTTATAACTAGGAGCCACTATTCCGCCTTCTAAACACTTATTAACAAGGCCACAGTAGGAAATATATTTTGTTTTTTGCTTTTTAGTTTCATAGTCTTGCTCAACTGTTTCTTTTATCAATTCTATAGTATTGTCCGGTAATTTACTGTTTCTGTTGCCTCTATTTTTAGTTTTTGGTAAGAGACCAGCATATCCACAGTTCCAGACTTCCATGCCTTTACGATAATTTGCCACCCACCTACGAACAGTACGACCCGGTATCCCTAAACTATTTTTACACCCTGCTAAATACTTTTCCACGATTTCGCATCGTTGGTTAGCAACTTCCATGTCATGACTACTTGCACCTTGTAATAGCATACGTACTGCCGAGCATAGTGAAGCTTTTTCTGTTTGTTCATGACGTTTTATTTGACCTGACTGGATTAAGGATTTCAAATTATCGCCTGAAAGAATTATTATTTTGCCTTCATCAGATTGGAGTGTCGAGGAAGAAATACCTGCATTTAAGATAGTCCACAGTATTCCATCCCATTCAAATACTTCCCCTCCCACAACTTTTATAATATTTATATCTATTGGCTTATATGACACTACGCTTTGTTTATTTGCCTGTATATGAAATTTAGCAGCATCAATATTGGCATAAACAGAGATTTTATCTACCTCAGCTAAAACTTCAGCATATAGATCAACATATATGTCACCTGCAACAATCAAAGCAAAGATATCATCCGCAGTATAATTGTTGCTATATTTAATAAGATTGGATAAGGAGATTCCTCCTTCGGAATGCACTGCGGAATAAATAGCAAGCCGAGCAATTTCATCAACTTCATGAATTTCACGAAAATAGTCTTCAAGAAATAGTAAGTTCCGCTGATAGACC
This window encodes:
- a CDS encoding ATP-binding protein, whose translation is MVKEDNFPQSLLEQSISDRLAYFEGITIAHPKLQEAHQKLMTSIMEPCGSSIILVYGPSGVGKSTLCQKSIQKIIESSKEKIVEDPGHVPVVNTEIVVPSFGKFDWRDYYIRCLQMLKDPVCERRNINLFDYPTIPKERRSEAELRRTLENSCIYRDPKAFLIDEAQHLSMIASGRKLGDQINYIKSLASTTKVVHVLFGTYELLPFRNLSGQLSRRNIDVHFPRYRADVSSEAKDFFQVVYTFQKKMPLLEEPNLVGHWQYLYERSVGCVGTLKLWLNKALQMALKEGATTVTLKHLEDRCLSVAQCDKMISDILEGETKLIELEENRDRLLMMLGLNNTNGANLEENKRKTNKRDVGLRSPVRDIVGR
- a CDS encoding TnsA endonuclease N-terminal domain-containing protein gives rise to the protein MFDKIGFDLWCHDLRIPERTKALIENIRNSNPVRRVTSNASNVSGRYCSRKMGVTIQFESHRVELPIVLELEQNKSVLEYYDQPTTIKLNYKSLKGKNVGILYTPDFFVIRSDSAGFEECKTEEELVKLSIEQPNRYSKGQDGNWHCLPAESFAMQYGLYFKVRSSQKINWVYQRNLLFLEDYFREIHEVDEIARLAIYSAVHSEGGISLSNLIKYSNNYTADDIFALIVAGDIYVDLYAEVLAEVDKISVYANIDAAKFHIQANKQSVVSYKPIDINIIKVVGGEVFEWDGILWTILNAGISSSTLQSDEGKIIILSGDNLKSLIQSGQIKRHEQTEKASLCSAVRMLLQGASSHDMEVANQRCEIVEKYLAGCKNSLGIPGRTVRRWVANYRKGMEVWNCGYAGLLPKTKNRGNRNSKLPDNTIELIKETVEQDYETKKQKTKYISYCGLVNKCLEGGIVAPSYKTFLKAIKSRPIYEQTLKRQGRRAAYKHEAFYMELEVKTPRHGDRPFEICHIDHTELDIELVSSRTGKNYGRPWATFLMDAYSRRILAIYLTYDAPSYRSCMMVIRECVRLHLRMPQTIVVDGGKEFHSTYFETLLARFEVTKKTRPPAKARFGSVCERLFGTANTEFVHNLTGNTQITKNVRQVTKSVNPKGQAIWTIATFYDRICKWAYDFYDTVEHPALGQSPREAFETALLTSGKRLNTMIPYDEEFRIYTLPTTSKGSAKVDPGRGVKIKYIYYWADAFRDPEIEKKQVNIRYDPFDAGTAYAYVKGQWVVCTSEYYIVFKDRTEKEIRIATEEIRKQKNVHGRNFTITAGNIAKFLAPVEEQESQLLQSKKDLETKQVLEVINGGLGKKTLPNDDIKDDKSEFIPFLNDLKNFDVYEEY